CGCATGGCCAAGGCCGCCCTGGAGATGGCGGTGCTCGACGCGGAGCTGCGCGCGCTGGGCCGCTCGTTCGGCCGCGAGCTGGGCGCCGCCCGCGACCGTGTCCCCAGCGGCGTGTCGGTCGGCATCCACGACTCGATCCCGCAGCTCCTGACGGTCGTCGAGGGCTACCTGGACGCCGGGTACGTGCGCGTCAAGCTGAAGATCCAGCCGGGCTGGGACCTGGCCCCGGTGGCCGCCGTCCGCGAGCGCTTCGGCACGGACGTGCTGCTCCAGGTCGACGCCAACACCGCCTACACGCTGCGCGACGCCCGGCACCTGGCCAGGCTGGACGAGTTCGGCCTGCTCCTGATCGAGCAGCCGCTGGAGGAGGAGGACGTCCTCGGCCACGCCACGCTGGCGCGGCAGCTCGCGACGCCGATCTGCCTCGACGAGTCGATCGTCTCGGCGCAGACCGCCGCCGCGGCGATCACGCTCGGCGCCTGCCAGGTCATCAACATCAAGCCCGGCCGGGTCGGCGGCTACCTGGAGGCCCGGCGGATCCACGACCTGGCCGTGGCGAACGGGCTGCCGGTCTGGTGCGGCGGCATGCTGGAGACGGGTCTCGGCCGCGCCGCCAACGTCGCCCTGGCCGGCCTGCCCGGATTCACGCTGCCGGGCGACGTCTCGGCCTCCGACCGCTTCTACCGCACCGACATCACCGAGCCGATCGTCCTGGACGACGGCCACATCGCGGTGCCCACCGGCCCCGGGCTCGGGGTCACGCCGATCCCCGAGGTGCTCGACGCGGTGACGAGGTCCGTCGAGTGGATCGTCCTCTGATCGTCGGACGATCCGACCCCGCGGCTCGGGCTCCTATACTGCGGAGCGTGAGCCAGCGTCCCCGTGCCAGCCTGGGCCGGGTCCTGGACGACCTGGGGATCACCCTGCTCGAGCTGATCGCCAGCGACGTCGACCAGCGCGAAGAGATCAGCGGACTCGTCATCTACGACCC
The nucleotide sequence above comes from Nonomuraea gerenzanensis. Encoded proteins:
- the menC gene encoding o-succinylbenzoate synthase, with protein sequence MKLRGVELRRVSMPLVSPFRTSFGTQTERDVLLLKAVTDDAEGWGECVALADPLYSSEYVGSQEDVLRHYLLPRLASPEGRAAVARSGAAAIAGLMHPIKGHRMAKAALEMAVLDAELRALGRSFGRELGAARDRVPSGVSVGIHDSIPQLLTVVEGYLDAGYVRVKLKIQPGWDLAPVAAVRERFGTDVLLQVDANTAYTLRDARHLARLDEFGLLLIEQPLEEEDVLGHATLARQLATPICLDESIVSAQTAAAAITLGACQVINIKPGRVGGYLEARRIHDLAVANGLPVWCGGMLETGLGRAANVALAGLPGFTLPGDVSASDRFYRTDITEPIVLDDGHIAVPTGPGLGVTPIPEVLDAVTRSVEWIVL